The Streptococcus oralis Uo5 genome includes a window with the following:
- the ftsW gene encoding cell division peptidoglycan polymerase FtsW, protein MKISKRHLLNYSILIPYFLLSILGLIVVYSTTSATLIEEGKSAFQLVRNQGIFWIASLILIALIYKLKLGFLRNGRLIFIVMIVEMVLLALARLVGTPVNGAYGWISVGPVTIQPAEYLKIIIICYLAHRFSKEQDEIAVYDFQVLTQNQWLPRAFNDWRFVLLVLIGSLGIFPDLGNATILVLVALIMYTVSGIAYRWFSTILALLAGSSMLVLSVIRFVGVEKFSQIPVFGYVAKRFSAFFNPFNDLAGAGHQLANSYYAMVNGGWFGLGLGNSIEKRGYLPEAHTDFVFSIVIEEFGFVGASMILALLFFLILRIILVGIRAKDPFNSMVAIGVGGMILVQVFVNIGGISGLIPSTGVTFPFLSQGGNSLLVLSVAIALVLNIDASEKRAKLIREYENQTDESL, encoded by the coding sequence ATGAAAATTAGTAAAAGGCACCTACTAAACTATTCCATTTTGATTCCTTATTTCCTTTTATCGATTTTGGGACTGATTGTGGTGTACTCGACAACGAGTGCAACCTTGATCGAAGAAGGAAAAAGTGCCTTTCAATTGGTGCGTAACCAGGGGATCTTCTGGATAGCTAGTTTGATTCTGATTGCCTTAATCTATAAATTAAAATTAGGTTTCCTAAGAAATGGGCGTCTCATCTTTATCGTAATGATTGTGGAGATGGTTCTTTTAGCTCTGGCGCGACTGGTCGGGACACCTGTCAATGGAGCATACGGATGGATTTCTGTAGGACCTGTAACGATTCAGCCTGCGGAGTACCTTAAGATTATCATCATCTGCTACCTGGCACATCGATTTTCAAAGGAACAAGATGAGATTGCAGTTTATGACTTCCAGGTTTTGACACAGAATCAGTGGCTACCTCGAGCTTTTAACGACTGGCGTTTTGTTCTGCTGGTTCTGATTGGTAGCTTGGGAATTTTTCCAGACTTGGGTAATGCGACCATCTTGGTCTTGGTGGCGCTCATCATGTATACGGTTAGTGGGATTGCCTATCGTTGGTTCTCGACCATTCTAGCTCTCTTGGCAGGGAGCTCAATGTTAGTCTTGTCTGTCATTCGCTTTGTTGGGGTTGAAAAGTTCTCTCAAATTCCTGTATTTGGTTACGTTGCTAAACGTTTTAGTGCCTTCTTCAATCCCTTTAATGATTTGGCGGGGGCAGGACATCAGCTCGCAAATTCCTACTATGCAATGGTAAATGGAGGCTGGTTCGGACTGGGACTAGGGAATTCTATCGAGAAGCGTGGTTATCTGCCAGAAGCCCATACGGATTTTGTCTTTTCGATTGTCATCGAGGAGTTTGGATTTGTTGGAGCCAGTATGATTTTGGCTCTACTCTTCTTCTTGATTTTGCGAATCATCTTGGTTGGTATTCGAGCAAAGGATCCCTTTAACTCCATGGTTGCTATTGGTGTCGGAGGGATGATCCTTGTTCAGGTATTTGTCAATATCGGTGGGATTTCAGGATTGATTCCTTCTACAGGGGTAACCTTCCCCTTCCTTTCACAAGGTGGGAACAGTCTCCTGGTATTATCAGTAGCCATCGCGCTTGTACTAAACATTGATGCCAGCGAAAAACGTGCCAAACTTATCAGAGAATACGAGAATCAAACCGATGAAAGTCTGTAA
- the ppc gene encoding phosphoenolpyruvate carboxylase: protein MSLQKLENYSNKAVVQEEVLILTELLEDITKNMLAPETFEKIIQLKELSTSEDYQGLNDLVTSLSNEEMIYISRYFSILPLLINISEDVDLAYEINHQNNVDQDYLGKLSTTIKMVAEKENAAEILEKLNVVPVLTAHPTQVQRKSMLDLTNHIHTLLRKYRDVKLGLINKEKWHTDLRRYIEIIMQTDMIREKKLKVTNEITNVMEYYQSSFLNAVPRLTAEYKKMAKEQGIDLQHPKPITMGMWIGGDRDGNPFVTAETLNKSALTQCEVIMNYYDEKIYNLYREFSLSTSIVNVSDKVREMALKSQDNSIYREKELYRRALFDIQAKMQATKAYLIEDKELQPRYATADEFYQDLLAIRDSLLENKGEYLISGEFVELMQAVEIFGFYLASIDMRQDSSVHEACVAELLASAGINDHYSDLSEDEKCTLLLKELEEDPRILSATHAQKSELLEKELSIFKAARKLKDKLGENVIRQTIISHATSVSDMLELAIMLKEVGLVDAQKARVQIVPLFETIEDLDHSEETMRRYFSLPLAKKWIASKDNYQEIMLGYSDSNKDGGYLSSCWTLYKAQQQLTAIGDEFGVKVTFFHGRGGTVGRGGGPTYEAITSQPLKSIKDRIRLTEQGEVIGNKYGNKDAAYYNLEMLVSAAINRMITKKKSDTNTSNRYEAIMDQVVDRSYDIYRDLVFGNEHFYDYFFESSPIKAISSFNIGSRPAARKTITEIGGLRAIPWVFSWSQSRVMFPGWYGVGSSFKEFIDQDPKNIEFLRDMYQNWPFFQSLLSNVDMVLSKSNMNIAFEYAKLCEDEEVQAIYYTILDEWQLTKDVILAIEGYDELLAENSYLKDSLNYRMPYFNILNYIQLELIKRQRRGELSADEEKLIHTTINGIATGLRNSG from the coding sequence ATGTCTCTTCAAAAATTAGAAAACTATAGTAATAAAGCAGTTGTCCAAGAAGAAGTCTTGATTCTGACTGAGCTATTAGAAGATATTACAAAAAATATGCTGGCGCCAGAAACCTTTGAAAAGATTATCCAGTTAAAGGAATTATCAACTAGCGAGGATTATCAAGGGCTCAATGACCTAGTGACAAGTCTTTCGAATGAAGAAATGATTTACATTTCACGCTATTTCTCTATCCTTCCACTTTTGATTAATATCTCCGAGGATGTGGATTTGGCCTATGAAATTAATCACCAAAACAATGTGGACCAAGACTATCTAGGAAAACTATCTACAACGATTAAGATGGTAGCTGAAAAAGAAAATGCAGCTGAAATTTTAGAAAAGTTAAATGTCGTTCCTGTCTTGACCGCCCATCCAACGCAAGTACAACGCAAGAGTATGCTGGATTTGACCAACCATATCCATACGCTCTTGCGCAAGTACCGTGATGTCAAACTCGGCTTGATTAATAAAGAAAAATGGCACACAGATCTCCGTCGTTACATTGAAATTATCATGCAAACGGACATGATTCGTGAGAAGAAATTGAAAGTAACCAACGAAATCACCAACGTGATGGAGTACTACCAAAGTTCTTTCCTGAATGCTGTTCCACGTTTGACAGCTGAGTATAAAAAAATGGCCAAAGAACAAGGTATCGATCTCCAACATCCAAAACCGATTACCATGGGGATGTGGATCGGAGGAGACCGTGATGGAAATCCTTTCGTAACTGCAGAAACCCTCAACAAATCAGCCTTGACTCAGTGTGAAGTCATCATGAACTACTATGATGAAAAGATTTATAATCTTTATCGTGAATTTTCACTGTCAACCAGCATCGTGAATGTCAGCGACAAGGTTCGTGAGATGGCGCTGAAGTCACAAGATAACTCCATTTACCGTGAAAAAGAACTCTATCGTCGTGCTCTTTTTGACATTCAAGCTAAGATGCAGGCAACCAAGGCTTATCTCATTGAAGACAAGGAACTTCAGCCTAGATATGCCACTGCAGATGAATTCTATCAAGATTTGTTGGCGATTCGCGATTCTCTCCTTGAAAACAAAGGGGAATACCTGATTTCTGGAGAATTTGTCGAGTTGATGCAGGCAGTTGAAATCTTTGGCTTCTATCTTGCCTCTATCGACATGCGCCAGGATTCTAGTGTTCACGAAGCCTGTGTGGCTGAATTGCTAGCATCAGCTGGTATCAACGACCACTATAGCGACCTTTCTGAAGACGAAAAATGTACCCTCCTCTTAAAAGAGTTGGAAGAAGATCCTCGTATCCTCTCAGCGACTCATGCTCAAAAGTCAGAACTTCTTGAGAAGGAACTGTCTATCTTTAAAGCTGCCCGCAAGTTGAAGGATAAACTGGGTGAAAACGTCATTCGTCAAACCATCATTTCTCACGCAACAAGTGTATCCGATATGTTAGAGCTAGCCATTATGCTTAAGGAAGTCGGTTTGGTGGATGCCCAAAAAGCCCGCGTTCAGATTGTTCCCCTCTTTGAAACGATCGAGGACTTGGATCACTCAGAAGAAACCATGAGAAGATATTTCTCTCTTCCTTTGGCTAAAAAATGGATTGCTTCAAAAGACAACTACCAAGAAATCATGCTTGGTTACTCTGATAGTAACAAGGACGGTGGTTACCTATCATCATGTTGGACTCTCTATAAAGCGCAACAACAACTGACTGCTATTGGGGATGAATTTGGCGTTAAAGTCACTTTCTTCCATGGTCGTGGTGGTACTGTGGGTCGTGGTGGTGGACCAACTTATGAAGCCATCACATCTCAACCACTTAAGTCTATTAAGGACCGTATCCGTTTGACTGAGCAAGGAGAAGTGATTGGAAACAAATACGGTAACAAAGATGCTGCCTATTATAACCTTGAAATGTTGGTTTCTGCAGCCATTAACCGTATGATTACCAAGAAGAAGAGTGATACCAATACATCAAACCGTTACGAAGCCATCATGGACCAAGTAGTGGACCGCAGCTACGATATCTACCGTGACTTGGTCTTTGGAAATGAACATTTCTATGACTATTTCTTTGAATCAAGCCCAATCAAGGCTATTTCAAGCTTCAATATCGGTTCGCGTCCAGCAGCTCGTAAGACCATCACTGAAATTGGCGGTTTGCGCGCTATCCCTTGGGTCTTCTCATGGTCACAAAGCCGTGTCATGTTCCCTGGATGGTATGGTGTAGGATCAAGCTTTAAAGAGTTTATTGATCAAGATCCGAAAAATATCGAGTTTCTTCGTGATATGTACCAAAACTGGCCTTTCTTCCAATCTTTGCTTTCCAATGTAGACATGGTCTTGTCAAAGTCTAACATGAATATTGCCTTTGAATATGCCAAGCTCTGTGAAGACGAAGAAGTGCAAGCTATCTACTACACTATTTTAGATGAATGGCAGTTAACCAAGGATGTTATTTTAGCTATCGAAGGTTATGATGAACTCTTAGCAGAAAACTCTTACCTAAAAGACAGCCTAAACTATCGTATGCCTTACTTTAATATCCTTAACTACATCCAGTTGGAGTTGATTAAACGTCAACGTCGCGGCGAATTGTCGGCAGACGAAGAAAAACTGATCCATACAACCATTAACGGAATTGCAACTGGTTTACGTAATTCAGGCTGA
- the pepF gene encoding oligoendopeptidase F, whose amino-acid sequence MVLQRHEINEKDTWDLSTIYPTDQAWEEALKDLTEKVQTAAQYEGHLLDSADSLLEITEFSLDLERQVEKLYVYAHMKNDQDTREAKYQEYYAKAMTLYSQLEQAFSFYEPEFMEISEEQYAAFLEAQPKLQVYKHFFDKLLQKKDHVLSQREEELLAGAGEIFGAASETFAILDNADITFPYVLDDEGKEVQLSHGTYSRLMESKNREVRRGAYEALYATYEQFQHTYAKTLQTNVKVQNYRAKVRNYKSARHAALAANFVPESVYDNLVAAVRKHLPLLHRYLELRSKILGISDLKMYDVYTPLSSVDYSFTYEEALKKAEEALAVLGDDYLSRVKRAFSERWIDVYENQGKRSGAYSGGSYDTNAFMLLNWQDNLDNLFTLVHETGHSMHSSYTRETQPYVYGDYSIFLAEIASTTNENILTEKLLEEVEDDATRFAILNNFLDGFRGTVFRQTQFAEFEHAIHQADQNGEVLTSDFLNKLYADLNQEYYGLSKEDNPQIQYEWARIPHFYYNYYVYQYSTGFAAASALAEKIVHGSQEDRDRYIDYLKAGKSDYPLNVMRKAGVDMEKEDYLNDAFAVFERRLNEFEALVEKLGLA is encoded by the coding sequence ATGGTATTACAACGACATGAAATAAATGAAAAAGATACATGGGATCTTTCGACAATCTACCCAACAGACCAGGCTTGGGAAGAAGCCTTGAAAGATTTAACTGAAAAAGTACAAACAGCAGCCCAGTATGAGGGGCATCTCTTGGACAGCGCAGACAGTTTGCTTGAGATCACAGAATTCTCACTTGACTTGGAACGCCAAGTTGAAAAGCTTTATGTCTATGCGCATATGAAAAATGATCAGGACACGCGTGAAGCCAAGTATCAAGAGTACTATGCTAAGGCAATGACCCTATACAGTCAGTTAGAACAAGCCTTTTCATTCTATGAACCTGAGTTTATGGAGATTAGCGAAGAGCAGTATGCGGCCTTCCTAGAAGCTCAACCAAAACTCCAAGTTTACAAGCACTTTTTTGACAAGCTCTTGCAAAAGAAAGACCATGTTCTTTCGCAACGTGAGGAAGAATTGCTTGCTGGAGCAGGAGAAATTTTTGGCGCTGCTAGTGAAACCTTTGCTATTTTGGACAATGCAGATATCACCTTTCCATACGTCTTGGATGATGAAGGCAAGGAAGTACAGCTCTCTCACGGAACATATTCTCGCTTGATGGAATCTAAAAATCGTGAAGTGCGCCGTGGTGCCTATGAAGCCCTCTATGCGACTTACGAGCAATTCCAACATACTTATGCGAAGACATTGCAAACAAATGTCAAGGTGCAAAACTACCGAGCAAAAGTTCGCAACTATAAGAGTGCTCGCCATGCAGCCCTCGCGGCAAACTTTGTTCCAGAAAGTGTCTATGACAATCTAGTAGCTGCAGTTCGCAAGCATTTGCCACTCTTGCATCGTTACCTAGAACTTCGTTCTAAAATCTTGGGTATTTCCGACCTCAAGATGTACGATGTCTACACTCCACTATCTTCAGTAGATTATAGCTTTACCTACGAAGAAGCCTTGAAAAAGGCAGAAGAAGCTTTGGCAGTTTTAGGTGACGACTACTTGAGCCGTGTTAAACGTGCCTTCAGTGAGCGTTGGATTGATGTCTATGAAAACCAAGGCAAGCGTTCAGGTGCCTACTCTGGTGGTTCTTATGATACCAATGCCTTTATGCTTCTCAACTGGCAGGATAATCTAGATAATCTTTTTACCCTTGTTCATGAAACAGGCCACAGTATGCACTCAAGCTATACTCGTGAAACCCAGCCTTATGTTTACGGAGATTATTCTATCTTCTTGGCGGAGATTGCCTCAACGACCAATGAAAATATCTTGACAGAAAAATTATTGGAAGAAGTAGAAGACGATGCGACACGCTTTGCTATCCTCAATAACTTCCTGGACGGTTTCCGTGGAACAGTCTTCCGTCAAACTCAATTCGCTGAGTTTGAACATGCCATCCACCAAGCAGACCAAAATGGAGAAGTCTTGACAAGTGATTTCCTCAATAAACTCTACGCTGACCTGAACCAAGAGTACTATGGACTCAGCAAGGAAGACAATCCTCAGATCCAATACGAGTGGGCACGCATTCCGCATTTCTACTATAACTACTATGTTTATCAGTATTCAACAGGTTTTGCAGCAGCTTCAGCCTTGGCTGAGAAGATTGTCCATGGTAGTCAAGAAGATCGTGACCGCTATATCGACTACCTCAAGGCAGGTAAATCTGACTATCCACTCAATGTCATGAGAAAAGCAGGAGTGGATATGGAGAAGGAAGACTATCTCAACGATGCCTTTGCAGTCTTTGAACGTCGCTTGAACGAGTTTGAAGCCCTTGTTGAAAAATTGGGACTAGCTTAA
- the prsA gene encoding peptidylprolyl isomerase PrsA, producing MKKKLMAGAITLLSVATLAACSNSSEGKDLISMKGDVITEHQFFEEVKNNPTAQQVLLNMTIQKVFEQQYGSEVTDKDVDDAVAEEQKKYGDSYNSVLQRAGMTPETRKAQIRTSKLVELAVKKAAESELTDEAYQKAFEAYTPDVTAQIIRMDNEDKAKEVLEKAKAEGADFAQLAKDNSNDDKTKENGGEITFDSASTELPEQVKKAAFALDVNGVSDVITATGTQAYSSQFYIIKVTKKTEKSSNIEDYKEKLKTIILTQKQNDSAFVQGVIGKELQAANIKVKDQSFQNIFTQYIGGGDSSSSSSSSSN from the coding sequence ATGAAGAAAAAACTTATGGCAGGAGCCATCACACTTTTATCAGTAGCAACACTTGCAGCTTGTTCAAACAGTTCTGAAGGAAAAGATTTGATCAGCATGAAGGGCGATGTGATTACAGAACATCAATTCTTTGAAGAAGTAAAGAACAATCCAACCGCACAACAAGTCTTGCTCAATATGACTATCCAAAAAGTATTCGAACAACAATATGGATCAGAGGTAACGGATAAAGATGTGGATGACGCCGTTGCTGAAGAACAAAAGAAATACGGTGATAGCTATAACAGCGTGCTTCAACGTGCAGGTATGACACCTGAGACTCGTAAAGCTCAAATCCGTACTAGCAAATTGGTTGAATTGGCGGTTAAGAAGGCCGCTGAGAGCGAATTGACAGACGAAGCCTACCAAAAGGCTTTTGAAGCGTACACACCAGATGTAACTGCTCAAATCATCCGTATGGACAATGAAGACAAGGCAAAAGAAGTACTTGAGAAAGCTAAAGCAGAAGGTGCGGATTTTGCTCAGTTGGCAAAAGACAACTCTAACGACGACAAAACAAAAGAAAATGGTGGAGAAATCACTTTTGACTCTGCTTCAACAGAACTTCCAGAACAAGTCAAGAAAGCAGCCTTTGCCTTGGATGTGAACGGGGTTTCTGATGTGATTACAGCTACTGGAACACAAGCCTACAGCAGTCAGTTCTACATCATCAAAGTAACGAAGAAAACAGAAAAATCTTCTAATATAGAGGATTACAAAGAAAAATTGAAGACCATCATCTTGACTCAAAAACAAAATGATTCAGCCTTTGTTCAAGGAGTAATTGGTAAAGAATTGCAAGCAGCAAACATCAAGGTTAAAGACCAATCATTCCAAAACATCTTCACCCAATACATCGGTGGTGGTGACTCAAGCTCAAGCAGCAGCTCTTCATCTAACTAA
- a CDS encoding competence protein CoiA → MFVARDAKGKLVNALEKDVTKQAYTCPACGGGLRLRQGPRIRTHFAHERLRDCMAIFENESPEHLGNKEALYHWAKKDNQVALEYSLPAIQQIADVLVNEKLALEVQCSPLSQKLLGDRSQGYRSQGYQVIWLLGEKLWLKERLTQLQRGFLYFSQNMGFYVWELDLKKQVLRLKYLLHQDLRGKLHFQVKEFPYGQGNLLEILRFPYQKQKLASLTVSQDSTICHYIRQQLYYQMPYWMKKQEEAYHQGDNLLNRQLDDWYPQVRPIESGDFLQIETDLTSYYRNFQAYYQKNPKNNRQKLYPPAFYHLYFSKNVVK, encoded by the coding sequence ATGTTTGTAGCCAGAGATGCCAAGGGGAAATTGGTGAATGCCCTCGAAAAAGATGTTACCAAGCAAGCTTATACTTGTCCAGCCTGTGGTGGTGGACTACGATTACGCCAAGGACCGAGGATTCGAACGCACTTTGCCCATGAAAGGTTAAGAGATTGTATGGCTATTTTTGAGAATGAAAGTCCAGAACACTTGGGTAACAAAGAGGCCCTTTATCACTGGGCCAAGAAGGACAATCAGGTCGCCTTAGAATATAGTCTGCCTGCGATTCAGCAGATAGCAGATGTTCTCGTCAATGAAAAACTAGCTCTTGAGGTTCAGTGCAGTCCCTTGTCTCAAAAGCTTCTAGGCGATAGAAGTCAAGGATACCGCAGCCAGGGCTATCAGGTTATCTGGTTACTGGGAGAAAAACTCTGGTTAAAAGAGCGATTAACACAATTGCAAAGGGGATTTCTCTATTTTAGTCAAAATATGGGATTCTATGTTTGGGAACTAGATCTCAAAAAGCAAGTTTTGAGACTTAAATACCTTTTACATCAGGACCTACGTGGCAAACTTCATTTTCAGGTCAAGGAATTTCCCTATGGCCAAGGAAATCTCTTGGAAATTCTACGATTTCCTTATCAAAAACAAAAGCTAGCTAGTCTTACAGTTTCTCAAGATTCAACTATCTGTCACTACATTCGCCAACAGTTGTACTACCAAATGCCTTACTGGATGAAGAAGCAAGAAGAGGCCTATCATCAAGGAGACAATCTATTAAACCGTCAACTGGACGACTGGTATCCCCAGGTCAGACCGATAGAGTCAGGTGATTTTTTGCAGATTGAAACGGATTTGACTAGCTATTATAGAAATTTTCAGGCCTACTATCAAAAAAATCCTAAAAATAATCGCCAAAAGCTCTATCCACCAGCCTTTTATCACTTATATTTCTCAAAAAATGTGGTAAAATAG
- a CDS encoding O-methyltransferase, with amino-acid sequence MVESYSKNANHNMRRPIVKEEIVELMRQRQKQVTGSLKELETFARKENIPIIPHETVVYFRFLMETIQPKNILEIGTAIGFSALLMAEHAPNAKITTIDRNPEMIGFAKENFAQFDSRKQITLLEGDAVDVLSSLTETYDFVFMDSAKSKYIVFLPEILKHLEVGGVVVLDDIFQGGDVAKDIMEVRRGQRTIYRGLQRLFDATLDNPGLTATLVPLGDGILMIRKNLAEVELPESE; translated from the coding sequence ATGGTAGAGTCTTATAGTAAAAATGCCAATCACAATATGCGTCGCCCCATCGTCAAGGAAGAAATCGTAGAACTCATGCGCCAGCGTCAAAAGCAGGTGACAGGCTCCCTGAAAGAATTGGAGACCTTCGCTCGTAAGGAAAACATTCCCATTATTCCCCATGAAACGGTCGTGTATTTTCGATTTCTCATGGAGACCATACAGCCTAAGAATATTTTGGAAATTGGAACGGCAATTGGCTTTTCTGCCCTCCTGATGGCGGAACATGCGCCAAATGCCAAGATTACAACGATTGACCGTAATCCTGAGATGATAGGCTTTGCCAAGGAAAACTTTGCCCAGTTTGACAGTCGTAAGCAAATCACCCTCCTAGAGGGAGATGCAGTCGATGTTTTATCTAGTCTGACAGAAACTTATGATTTTGTCTTTATGGATTCGGCCAAGTCCAAGTATATCGTCTTTCTGCCTGAAATTCTTAAACATTTGGAAGTCGGTGGAGTGGTGGTCTTGGATGATATTTTCCAAGGAGGAGATGTTGCCAAGGATATCATGGAAGTACGCCGAGGTCAACGCACCATTTACCGTGGTTTGCAAAGACTTTTCGACGCAACTTTGGACAATCCAGGTCTAACAGCAACTTTAGTTCCACTTGGGGACGGCATTCTCATGATACGAAAGAATCTAGCAGAAGTAGAGCTTCCTGAGAGCGAATGA
- a CDS encoding DUF1887 family protein, translating to MTSLLVELYDRHVLEKNVYQAFISDCDEILFLSLTKISNEEKLSLRQFIMEEVPHIQRVTFRQLSLEQLADQLDYCLAGYDQVLLDVFGGDSLLALSLYQYGLDRHLPIVAMDVERGKQYKWVAGQLEKEDLDIPTLSIQQLIALRGGKMLKSKRPIHSAQQIAAVKKLASSAIANPAHWYQVTQFFSLAKTNDLHADTEKILENNGRYYHYPESLIPLLVEAGMLCIESEDKKRVAYSFPSQEAQVFCRNKGHILEVYLYLLALESQLFDECMIGGEIDWNGIFPEADNVQNEIDVILRKGRSITFISCKMTDLSVEAINELEVYANHFAGESYLKLIVCTGKINPAYANRCQEYGVLVIRSEQIPNLIPMLKKYSKRQKR from the coding sequence ATGACGAGTCTTTTGGTGGAATTGTATGATCGGCATGTATTGGAAAAGAATGTCTACCAAGCCTTTATCAGTGATTGTGACGAGATTCTTTTTCTATCTTTGACGAAAATAAGCAATGAAGAGAAGCTCTCTCTCCGTCAGTTTATCATGGAAGAGGTACCTCATATTCAACGAGTGACCTTTCGTCAGTTATCCTTAGAACAACTAGCAGACCAGTTAGATTATTGTCTAGCAGGCTATGACCAGGTTCTTCTTGATGTTTTTGGTGGGGATTCGCTACTAGCCTTATCTCTCTATCAATACGGCTTGGATCGCCACCTCCCCATCGTAGCCATGGATGTCGAACGAGGAAAACAATACAAGTGGGTGGCTGGTCAGTTAGAAAAAGAAGACCTAGACATTCCAACCCTAAGCATCCAACAGCTGATCGCCTTGCGTGGCGGAAAAATGCTCAAATCAAAACGCCCTATCCACTCAGCTCAGCAAATTGCAGCCGTCAAAAAACTAGCCAGTTCTGCCATTGCCAACCCTGCCCACTGGTATCAAGTGACCCAATTTTTCTCTCTAGCTAAGACCAATGACCTGCATGCTGATACCGAAAAAATACTGGAAAACAACGGCAGGTATTATCACTATCCAGAATCCCTCATTCCTTTACTTGTGGAAGCGGGGATGCTTTGTATTGAAAGTGAGGACAAGAAACGAGTAGCATACAGCTTTCCAAGTCAAGAAGCTCAGGTCTTTTGCCGCAACAAGGGGCATATTTTAGAGGTATATCTCTATCTCTTGGCACTTGAATCGCAGCTGTTTGATGAGTGCATGATAGGCGGTGAGATTGATTGGAATGGCATCTTTCCAGAGGCAGACAATGTTCAAAATGAGATTGATGTCATTCTGAGAAAGGGGCGCTCAATTACCTTTATCTCCTGCAAGATGACAGATTTATCTGTTGAAGCCATCAACGAACTAGAAGTCTATGCCAATCATTTTGCCGGGGAGAGTTACCTCAAGTTAATTGTCTGTACGGGGAAAATCAATCCTGCTTATGCCAATCGCTGCCAGGAATACGGCGTGCTGGTCATTAGAAGTGAGCAGATTCCCAATCTCATTCCCATGCTAAAAAAATATTCTAAGAGACAAAAAAGATAA